TTACCATACCTATTCCAATGCTGATGGAACATTCAACCTAACGGCACCTGAAGGAAACTCTACCCTTCACATTCAGACAGGGAATGGTTTAAACTTCAGAACAGAAGTTCCTGTTACCGTTAAAAAAAATGAAACAACCAGTGTGGCCGACAAAGATTCAAAACTGAATCAGATTGCAAAAATAGCTTATGTAGAAGGCAGTTATGACGAGATAGAAAGTATAATTACAAGTCTTGGTTATACAGCAACCGAAATTAGCTATCAGGATTTAAAAAATTTCAACACTATTTCTCAGTACGATATTATTTTTCTGAACTGCGGTTCCCGTAACTTCACTTACTCAGGAACCAACACACCGAGTAACGACCTTTCTATTTTCAGTAATCTCTCTACTTTTATCACGAATGGCGGAAGCATTTATACTTCAGACTGGGCTGCTGCCTATCTGGTAGGAGGAGATAAAAATGCTCCGTACTGTGGTGTTTACGGAGGTTTTCTGGATCTTACAAAGATTTGCTTTAATACCAATGGGAATAGTGCAATGTATAACAACTGCAGCGTTTCCAATGCTGCTATGGCTTCAGCAATAGGATTTAGCACATTAGATATTCAGTATGATCAGCCTTTGTGGCAAAAAATCCAGCATTATGATCCTTCATTCTGGGAAGTATTGGTACAGAAAGATAATGAACCATTGATGATAAGAACCAATAAGTACGTCAATACAACAGCTCCTAAAACACCTGTGGGGACATCGCTAAACAATAACCAGATGACCATCTGCCATCAAACGGCAAATGGCAACAATATTACCATTACCATTAATCAGAATGCATGGAACGCTCACCAGGCTCATGGTGATTATGTAGGATCATGTTCAGCAACTACCAGCAGCGGAAATATCTACTATACCACATTCCATAACCACGCCAGTGGAAATATCGGTAAATCAGGACCGATTCTGGAATACGTAATCTTAAATTTGTAATAAAATTTTATAACTCAGTTCTCAAAGTGGTCTTTTATAAGGCCACTTTTTTTATATTGCATGTATATTTTTTAAAAGAATGGATACAACGATTATTAATATCTTCTGCCTTATTCTGTTGTTTATCGGGATACTGGGAACATTTCTTCCGGTATTGCCAGGGCTTTTGCTGAGTATCTGCGGGCTTCTGATCTATAAATTCGGGACAGATGCAGACCTTCCGATGATCTATATCTGGGCATTCGGAATTCTCACCGCAGCTTCAGTAGTATTAAGCTATGTGATTCCGGCAAAAACCAATAGAAAATATGGAGGTACACGTTGGGGAAGTATCGGTTCTGTAATAGGAACCATTGTTGGGATATTTCTTCCGATTCCTTTAGGTTTTCTGATAGGAATGTTTGCAGGGGTATTTATTGGTGAATTACTTCATGACAGCAAGGATATGAATAAAGCTTTACAGTCAACCAAAGGAGCACTGATTGGATTCATTTATGGAACCGGATTCAGTTTTGTGGTAGGAGTGGCAATGTTTTTGGTAGTATTACTTAATATGTTCAACGTCATTTAATTAAATATAAGAAACTATGTTCCATAAAATTGTCATACTCAGCCTGGGTATATTTGCATTAACAGGATGCGATGCCCAAAAAAAAGCCAAGATTAACCCAAAAGCTACTGAAATGCCTGCAGGTACAAAAACAACAACCACTAACAATCAGAAAGATGGTGTTATATATCTGAGTGAAGGAGAAAATAAGTTTTTAAGAGAATACCAGATGAATGTTACATTCAAAGGGGTTTCTGAGGACAGCCGTTGCCCTGAAGGAGTTAATTGTATCTGGGCTGGAGTTGCTCTTGCTCAGGTAGAAGTAATGGGAACTTCTACCCGACCAATGATTCTGAACCTTGCCAGTGCAGATTATCCGGGAAGAAATTATTACCAATCAACAGAATTCAACGGATATACCATTACATTACAAGATGTTGCTCCATCCCCAAAATCACAGGATGGTACAAAAGCATTAGCCGGAAAATATAAAATCGGAATTACGATAAAAAAAACAGACCCATCTGCTGATTCTACCAGGAAATAGGCTTCTTTCCTTTGGAAACAAGATACTCATTAATTTTTGAGAAAGGCTTACTTCCAAAAAAACCTCTGTACACAGAAAAAGGTGAAGGGTGTGCCGATTTAATAATAAAATGTTTAGCCGGATCTATGAGTTCGGCTTTTTTTTGTGCAAAAGCGCCCCATAAAACAAATACCACATTTTCTTTTTTCTCTGAAATTTCCTTAATAATGAAGTTGGTGAATTTTTCCCAACCAAGATCTTTATGAGAATTAGGTGTATGGGCACGAACCGTTAAAGTAGCATTTAACAATAAAACGCCCTGCTTTCCCCAGTCATCAAGCTCTTTAGAGGCTCTTACCACTCCCAGATCATCTTTTAACTCAATAAAAATATTCTTAAGTGACGGCGGTGCTGCCACCTGCTCAGAAACAGAAAAACATAATCCGTTCGCCTGATAATCATTATGGTAAGGATCCTGACCAATAATCACAACTTCCACATCATCAAAAGCCGTAAGCTCCAATGCTCTGAAAATCTGATTTTTTGGTGGAAAAACTTTGGTTGTTGCATATTCATTCTTCACTTTCTCCCAAAGGGTGGTAAAGTATTCTGTACTTTTTATCGGGGCTAAAATTTCTGTCCAGGTCATAGTGCAAAAATAATAATATTAAAATAAGAGCCTCAGTTATACCTTAAATATCTTAACTTTTCTTTCTATCAGCATATATGAAAAATAGGACAGCAATAATGAAAGGGATATTAATAACAGGTTATTAAGATGATAAGAATGTACAATAACGAAATCCTGTTTCTTTACCATATAATGGATAATATATAGTGAATAAGAGATATTTCCTAAAAAATAGACAACTTTGGTTTCTAAAAAAGTCTTCAGGTAATTGGGCTTCCCTTCATACAGATATTTGATCATAAATGCTGATAATAAAGGAATAAATAACAGTCCTTTTTCCACAAACAACATGGATATGAACAATATGAGAATGAGATAAATAATCAGGTTTTCTTTCTTCATTTTAAATGCTGGTAAAAGGGCAACTCCGATCCCAAGAAAATAAGAAGAAATTGTTCTCAGAAGAGAAACCAGTCCATAAGGAAGATCAAGATATCTTGGTGATTCTCCTATCTCCAGCGGGATTTCAGAACCAATATACAAATGGCCGGGAAGATAAGGAAGTACAAACCTCAACGCCAAACCGGCAATAATTAAAATTTCACTGCGCACTTTATAATGCAGAACAAACCATAATATAAAAGGGAATAGTAAGTAACAAACCCATTCCGTACTGAGTGACCAATAGACTACATTCAGCAGATAATCAGGATCAAAAAAACATTGTAATAATGCAGCATTAATCAGAAATCCTGCTATAGAAGTCTTCACCAAAAACAATGCAATAACAATAACCGATACAATGTATACAGGATAAATTCTATTGATTCTTTTTTTATAAAAAACCTCTATTGTTTTATAATTCAGATTTTTAAGCTTCCCGGAATAAGAAACCGTAAGCAAAAAAGCACTTAACACAAAAAAAATATCCACCGCTACATACCCCTTTCCTACGACATCCTGAATGAATTCATTCCTGAAAAAACTAAAATGAAAAAACGCTACCCATAATGCAACAATCCCTCTAAGTCCCGTTAAAGATTTTATTTCATTTTTCATATGTAATTTCAATCGGCGATAAAGATAGAGAAAAACCTATTAGATTTCATAGGAACCGCCAGAGACTCTTTCTAGGCGAAAAATAATATTATCCGGGAAACCTTCATCCTGCTTCCCTTCTTCCAAAATAAAATGATGTTTTAAAAGAAGCCCTTTCGAGTTTTCATTGAACTTATTGGTAATTGCCAGAATTTCCTCTACCTTCAATTCATTAAATCCAAAATCTAAAACAGCTTTCAAAGCTTCAGACATAATGCCCTGCCTGTGATATTCGGGTAACAGTTCATAACCAACTTCTGCTGTTTTCCGGTCTTCAGAAAAATTCCAAAGGCAGATCGTTCCGATAAGATTCGGCTGATCTTTTAAAGAAATTCCCAAATAGACAGTTTGGTTGTTACGAGTTCTTTCTTTAATGGTTAAAATAAACTGAAGGGCATCATAATTATTTTTGGGTGAGTTTCTTAGGACGAACTGATTGATCACTTCATTGCTTCGAATCCGTAAAATATCCTCAACGTAGCTTTCGTTGATATCTCTCAGTAATAATCTTTGGGTTTCCAGTTTCACATTTCAAATGTAATAAAAGAATATCATCTTATTTTTAATATTACCATCTTTTTCAGAAAAAAGTAACACCATAAAGTTCAAATTCAAAGGTAATTTATTCTGTAAATCTCTCAGATATACGGAATAATCAAAATTCTCACTAAATTTGCATTGTGTATATAGATAAAGAAGATTTAGACGAATTAGAGTTTCCGCAATTGCTCGCGGAAATCTCCCCATTTGCGTATTCTCCGAAAACAAGAGAAAAAATTCTTCAACTTCGTCCGATGGAAATAGACGAGGCAGAACTTTCATTAAAAAAAACTTCGGAATATCTTTCGAGTTTTGAAAGTTCAAATGCGATTCCGTTTGATGAATATGAAGATATTGAAAGTGAGCTGAAATTGATGCTGATTGAGAATTACCGTCTTGAAAATGCTGCTTTCATCAAAATAAAAACCATCACGGAACAGATCGGAAAATTGCAGAAATTTTTCCCTACCATGCCGGAAACCTTCCCTACTTTATTAGAAGAGGTTTCTGTATTGGAATTCAGAAAAGAGATCATTGAGAAGGTAGATAAGGTTTTTAACCGTTTTGGTGAGGTAAAAAATGAAGCCTCTCCAGCTTTGAAAGGCATAAGAACTGAAATTCAGCTTGCTAAAAAAGCGATTCAGGAAAATTTCAACCGTGCCCTTACCACGTATGGACAGAGTGACTTTTTAGATGATATTCGGGAAACAATTATTGATGACCAAAGGGTTCTGGCTGTAAAATCAGGATTCAAAAAAAGGGTTGCCGGAAGAACGTTAGGAATTTCCAAGACAGGTTCCATTACTTACATTCAGCCGGATAGTGTTGTGAAGCATTATTTCAAACTCCGTGAAAATGAAGAGGAAGAGAAAAAAGAAATTGACAAAGTTCTCCGTAAACTGACTGCAGAACTGGCAGAATTTCAGCCTCAGCTGTGGAGATATCAGATTTATATTTTTGACCTTGACCTTATAAGAGCCAAAGCCAAATTTGGTGAATTGATCAACGGAGTTCTTCCAAAAATCAACCATCATAAAACGCTGAGATTAAGAGAGGCTTATCATCCTCTGTTATGGCTGAGAAATAAAGTAGAGAACAAAATAATTCATCCCCAGAGCCTTACCTTAACAGACCATAACAGGATTATCTGTATTTCCGGTCCGAATGCCGGAGGAAAATCAATTACTCTGAAAACGGTAGGACTATTACAGCTGATGATTCAGAGTGGTATTCTGGTTCCTGTTCATCCTAAGTCTGAAATGTTTTTCTTTGAGAAAATCATGACGGATATTGGAGACAACCAATCCATTGAAAACCATTTATCAACCTACTCATCAAGATTGAAGAAAATGTCCGGCATCATCCGAGAGGCTGATGCCAATACTCTTTTATTGATTGATGAATTCGGTACGGGTTCTGATCCTGAGCTTGGAGGTGCGCTGGCAGAAAGTTTCATGGAGTTTTTCTATGACAAAAAGAGTTTTGCCATCATTACTACTCACTATACCAATATTAAACTGGTAATAGAACAGCTTCCCAATGCCCAGAATGCAGCCATGCTCTTCAATGAAGAAACATTAGAACCGATGTATAAACTGGAAGTAGGACAGGCAGGAAGTTCATTTACGTTTGAAGTGGCAGAAAAGAATAAGATTCCAAGATTCATTATCCATTCTGCCAAGAAAAAGGTAGAGCATGATATTGTCAATCTTGATAAAACGATTGTAAAACTACAGCAGGAAAAGTTTGAGGTTGAAAAACTGAAATCTGATCTTGCAGAAAGAAAAGAATCTGTAGAAGATAAACGTGACAACCTTCAGAAACTGAATGATCAGCTTCAGCAAAAGCTTTTCAATTTCCAGAAGCTGTATGAAGAAGAACACCGTAAACTTCAGTTCGGGAATAAGATTGAAACATTTATTGACAGCTATACCAAGGGAAAATCCAGAAAAGATGTTGTAAAAGATTTTGTGAAGCTTCTTGAACAGGAGAAATTCAGAAAACTGGGGAATGACAAAGATGAATCAAAACG
This region of Chryseobacterium culicis genomic DNA includes:
- a CDS encoding carboxypeptidase-like regulatory domain-containing protein, translated to MKQNYLFIMLCSLVLLVNCKGGDDPINPEDSKTIPTGTIEGKVFAKNGTKPIGGAIVFTIDSKNQVYHTYSNADGTFNLTAPEGNSTLHIQTGNGLNFRTEVPVTVKKNETTSVADKDSKLNQIAKIAYVEGSYDEIESIITSLGYTATEISYQDLKNFNTISQYDIIFLNCGSRNFTYSGTNTPSNDLSIFSNLSTFITNGGSIYTSDWAAAYLVGGDKNAPYCGVYGGFLDLTKICFNTNGNSAMYNNCSVSNAAMASAIGFSTLDIQYDQPLWQKIQHYDPSFWEVLVQKDNEPLMIRTNKYVNTTAPKTPVGTSLNNNQMTICHQTANGNNITITINQNAWNAHQAHGDYVGSCSATTSSGNIYYTTFHNHASGNIGKSGPILEYVILNL
- a CDS encoding DUF456 domain-containing protein, with translation MDTTIINIFCLILLFIGILGTFLPVLPGLLLSICGLLIYKFGTDADLPMIYIWAFGILTAASVVLSYVIPAKTNRKYGGTRWGSIGSVIGTIVGIFLPIPLGFLIGMFAGVFIGELLHDSKDMNKALQSTKGALIGFIYGTGFSFVVGVAMFLVVLLNMFNVI
- a CDS encoding uracil-DNA glycosylase; translated protein: MTWTEILAPIKSTEYFTTLWEKVKNEYATTKVFPPKNQIFRALELTAFDDVEVVIIGQDPYHNDYQANGLCFSVSEQVAAPPSLKNIFIELKDDLGVVRASKELDDWGKQGVLLLNATLTVRAHTPNSHKDLGWEKFTNFIIKEISEKKENVVFVLWGAFAQKKAELIDPAKHFIIKSAHPSPFSVYRGFFGSKPFSKINEYLVSKGKKPISW
- a CDS encoding acyltransferase family protein is translated as MKNEIKSLTGLRGIVALWVAFFHFSFFRNEFIQDVVGKGYVAVDIFFVLSAFLLTVSYSGKLKNLNYKTIEVFYKKRINRIYPVYIVSVIVIALFLVKTSIAGFLINAALLQCFFDPDYLLNVVYWSLSTEWVCYLLFPFILWFVLHYKVRSEILIIAGLALRFVLPYLPGHLYIGSEIPLEIGESPRYLDLPYGLVSLLRTISSYFLGIGVALLPAFKMKKENLIIYLILILFISMLFVEKGLLFIPLLSAFMIKYLYEGKPNYLKTFLETKVVYFLGNISYSLYIIHYMVKKQDFVIVHSYHLNNLLLISLSLLLSYFSYMLIERKVKIFKV
- a CDS encoding GNAT family N-acetyltransferase; protein product: MKLETQRLLLRDINESYVEDILRIRSNEVINQFVLRNSPKNNYDALQFILTIKERTRNNQTVYLGISLKDQPNLIGTICLWNFSEDRKTAEVGYELLPEYHRQGIMSEALKAVLDFGFNELKVEEILAITNKFNENSKGLLLKHHFILEEGKQDEGFPDNIIFRLERVSGGSYEI
- a CDS encoding endonuclease MutS2; this encodes MYIDKEDLDELEFPQLLAEISPFAYSPKTREKILQLRPMEIDEAELSLKKTSEYLSSFESSNAIPFDEYEDIESELKLMLIENYRLENAAFIKIKTITEQIGKLQKFFPTMPETFPTLLEEVSVLEFRKEIIEKVDKVFNRFGEVKNEASPALKGIRTEIQLAKKAIQENFNRALTTYGQSDFLDDIRETIIDDQRVLAVKSGFKKRVAGRTLGISKTGSITYIQPDSVVKHYFKLRENEEEEKKEIDKVLRKLTAELAEFQPQLWRYQIYIFDLDLIRAKAKFGELINGVLPKINHHKTLRLREAYHPLLWLRNKVENKIIHPQSLTLTDHNRIICISGPNAGGKSITLKTVGLLQLMIQSGILVPVHPKSEMFFFEKIMTDIGDNQSIENHLSTYSSRLKKMSGIIREADANTLLLIDEFGTGSDPELGGALAESFMEFFYDKKSFAIITTHYTNIKLVIEQLPNAQNAAMLFNEETLEPMYKLEVGQAGSSFTFEVAEKNKIPRFIIHSAKKKVEHDIVNLDKTIVKLQQEKFEVEKLKSDLAERKESVEDKRDNLQKLNDQLQQKLFNFQKLYEEEHRKLQFGNKIETFIDSYTKGKSRKDVVKDFVKLLEQEKFRKLGNDKDESKRLQVVKRKITQQLKKEDVIEKIAETNERLEEQRKTDRAVWMKIGQRVRITGSTSVGTIEKISRNKVIVNYGTFKTTINADELERI